A portion of the Bacteroides faecium genome contains these proteins:
- a CDS encoding SusC/RagA family TonB-linked outer membrane protein yields MRNARNLRFRFLIMFLLFIPMMYALPPEGITIKGRVTDETLKEGVPGANVTVKGTSIGAITDFDGNFTIVVPNRKSVLNISFIGYVPQEIVVGDRTFITVSLKEDSQNLGEVEVVAIAYGNQDRRMLTSAVSSIDNKELIKSPATSITNILAGALPGVSSVQTTGQPGKDAAAIYVRGVGSLNDSQSKPLVLVDGVERAFSQIDPNEVETISVLKDASSTAVFGVRGANGVILITTRRGKSGKTQISASTKLGLQQPISLVEQTGSYEFARFWNMKQEMDHVTNPKLYFTPEQIEAYRTGSDPLMYPNMDWKKYIFHNLYLQSQNNVNISGGNDNVRYFVSVGYTYQNGLLKELPGQLYDNNYRYNRYNYRANIDANLTKTTTMKLGVGGVLGKIQEPRDVQSGTGNDPNAWVIAQIWSHPFAGPGFINGVRTLVPDDLVPLGEVMRDGMFVFYGKGYNQTYDTTLNMDLDITQKLDFVTPGLSVSVKGAYDNQFKLYKERAGGAIESQTVYYQSYFDSNGNMPQTDPDYDKTHIFVPSGSDTPLTYSESSGRAQNWYLEGRINYDRTFGDHKVSGLILYNQSRNYYPDSYTYLPRNYVGLVGRATYAYQSKYLFDVNVGYNGSENFAPGSTRFGIFPSFSAGWIATAEKFMENQKVVDYLKLRASWGRVGNDKGVDSRFMYMPAVWGGSGSYSFGTNNPISQSASAISSMGNPEVTWETAEKQNYGIDVKFFNSRLSATFDYFIEHRTGILISPESTPSIIATSLPNLNIGKVNNHGYEISLGWHDRIGKNFSYYIDGNVSFARNKILYMDEVPKQFAYMNQTGGSTGRYSGLYNFVRLYQYSDFTTNAGGELVLNPELPQPSVKVYPGDAMYADLNGDHVVDGNDKCVTGFATRPEYVFGMNMGFNWKGFDLSMQWVGSKNVNRMYEIEYRIPYTNAGKRGLLTYFYDGCWTEENQQGAVYPRASETSESWNSEPSTLWLADASYLRLKSLSLSYTLTGKKFLKKLGLTSLGFNFSGYNLLTFSPLKYLDPESNPDNYGEYPLIKVYSFGLNLNF; encoded by the coding sequence CATTACTATCAAAGGTAGAGTAACAGATGAAACACTAAAAGAAGGCGTTCCCGGTGCTAATGTGACTGTAAAGGGCACAAGCATAGGAGCTATTACAGATTTCGACGGCAACTTTACAATCGTCGTCCCAAACAGAAAGTCGGTATTGAACATCTCTTTTATCGGGTATGTACCCCAAGAAATTGTAGTGGGAGACAGGACATTTATTACAGTCAGCCTGAAAGAAGACTCGCAAAACCTCGGTGAAGTAGAAGTGGTAGCCATCGCCTACGGTAATCAGGACAGGAGAATGCTTACGAGTGCTGTCTCCTCTATTGACAACAAGGAGTTGATTAAATCACCGGCAACAAGTATCACAAACATTCTTGCCGGTGCATTGCCGGGGGTATCTTCCGTACAGACTACCGGCCAACCGGGTAAGGACGCTGCCGCCATCTACGTACGGGGTGTCGGTTCACTGAACGACTCACAATCCAAACCCTTAGTTCTGGTAGATGGCGTAGAACGTGCCTTTTCGCAAATCGACCCCAATGAGGTGGAAACTATCTCCGTGCTGAAAGACGCCTCTTCTACAGCAGTATTTGGAGTAAGAGGTGCCAACGGTGTCATATTGATTACTACCCGTAGAGGGAAATCAGGAAAGACACAAATTTCCGCTAGCACCAAACTAGGCTTGCAACAGCCCATTTCCCTGGTAGAGCAGACAGGAAGTTACGAATTTGCCCGGTTCTGGAACATGAAGCAGGAAATGGATCATGTCACCAATCCCAAACTTTACTTTACTCCGGAACAGATAGAGGCCTATCGCACAGGCTCCGACCCTCTCATGTACCCTAATATGGACTGGAAGAAGTACATTTTTCATAACCTCTATCTCCAAAGTCAGAACAATGTCAATATTTCCGGTGGCAACGACAACGTGCGGTATTTCGTATCGGTAGGCTATACCTATCAGAACGGACTTCTGAAAGAACTTCCCGGACAGTTGTATGACAACAACTATCGCTACAACCGCTATAACTATCGTGCCAATATCGACGCAAACCTGACCAAGACCACTACCATGAAACTGGGTGTAGGCGGTGTGCTAGGCAAGATACAAGAACCACGCGACGTTCAGTCGGGTACGGGTAACGACCCCAATGCCTGGGTGATAGCGCAGATATGGTCGCATCCGTTTGCCGGACCGGGATTTATCAACGGAGTACGCACATTGGTTCCCGATGATCTGGTACCTTTGGGAGAAGTAATGCGCGATGGCATGTTCGTGTTCTATGGAAAAGGATACAACCAAACATATGACACAACGCTGAATATGGACCTGGACATCACGCAGAAATTGGATTTCGTCACTCCGGGACTGAGTGTTTCCGTAAAAGGAGCCTACGACAATCAGTTCAAATTATATAAGGAACGCGCCGGAGGAGCCATAGAATCACAGACGGTATACTATCAGTCTTACTTTGACTCAAACGGAAATATGCCACAAACCGACCCCGATTATGATAAGACACACATTTTTGTTCCTTCCGGCAGCGACACCCCGCTGACCTATTCGGAAAGTAGTGGACGTGCACAAAACTGGTACCTCGAAGGGCGTATCAACTACGACCGGACATTCGGTGACCATAAAGTATCCGGCCTCATCTTGTACAACCAATCCCGCAATTACTATCCGGACAGCTACACTTATCTGCCGCGCAACTATGTAGGACTGGTGGGACGTGCCACGTATGCTTATCAAAGCAAATATCTGTTCGATGTAAACGTAGGTTATAACGGTTCGGAAAACTTTGCTCCGGGCAGTACACGTTTCGGTATTTTCCCCTCATTCTCAGCCGGATGGATAGCCACAGCCGAGAAGTTCATGGAAAACCAGAAGGTAGTAGATTACTTGAAACTCAGAGCTTCCTGGGGACGTGTAGGTAACGACAAGGGCGTAGATTCCCGTTTTATGTATATGCCTGCCGTATGGGGCGGCTCCGGAAGTTATAGTTTTGGTACTAATAATCCCATATCCCAATCGGCATCTGCCATCTCAAGTATGGGTAATCCGGAAGTGACTTGGGAAACTGCGGAAAAACAGAATTACGGTATCGATGTTAAGTTCTTCAACAGCCGTTTGTCCGCCACTTTCGACTACTTTATCGAACACCGCACGGGTATTCTGATCTCTCCCGAGTCCACTCCAAGCATTATCGCAACCTCTCTTCCCAACCTTAATATAGGTAAGGTGAACAATCACGGTTACGAAATCTCCCTGGGCTGGCATGACAGGATAGGCAAGAATTTCAGCTATTACATAGACGGCAATGTCTCCTTTGCCCGCAACAAGATTCTCTATATGGACGAGGTGCCCAAGCAATTCGCCTATATGAACCAAACCGGCGGGTCTACCGGACGTTACAGTGGGTTGTATAACTTTGTCCGTCTCTATCAGTACAGCGACTTTACAACTAATGCTGGTGGTGAGCTGGTTCTGAATCCGGAGCTTCCACAACCTTCCGTAAAGGTATATCCGGGTGATGCCATGTATGCCGACCTGAACGGTGACCATGTCGTAGACGGTAATGACAAATGCGTGACCGGCTTTGCCACTCGTCCGGAATATGTGTTCGGCATGAACATGGGTTTCAATTGGAAAGGCTTTGACCTCTCCATGCAGTGGGTAGGCTCCAAGAATGTCAACAGAATGTATGAAATCGAATACCGCATCCCGTATACCAACGCCGGGAAACGCGGCCTGCTGACCTACTTTTATGATGGTTGCTGGACAGAGGAGAACCAACAGGGTGCTGTTTATCCGCGTGCATCGGAAACTTCGGAAAGTTGGAACTCCGAACCCTCTACCCTTTGGCTGGCAGACGCTTCTTATCTCCGTCTGAAAAGTCTGAGCCTCAGCTACACGCTCACCGGAAAGAAATTCCTGAAGAAACTGGGACTTACTTCGCTCGGATTCAACTTCAGCGGCTATAACCTGCTGACTTTCTCACCGCTCAAATACCTTGACCCGGAAAGCAACCCCGACAACTATGGAGAGTATCCGCTGATTAAGGTGTACAGTTTTGGTTTAAATCTTAACTTCTAA